In Planococcus citri chromosome 4, ihPlaCitr1.1, whole genome shotgun sequence, the genomic window gaataatcgatttttttcctgcGAAGCGTTGATGGCAATTTCAGCTATATCTTTCCAGCAATAGGCTGATGTCGATAGTTTTCGTTTAGAAAGACCGAAATACATGTCAGGGACAAATTTGGTATGGCCAACGGGCATGAACGATATTTTGTATAGGTATGTTattaaaatttagttgaatgggAAAATGAAAGAAGTTTCTTGTGCGAGGGCAcgagtcaaaattttcccacgacaacaccgtgggaaaaaacctgagcgtcggggaagcgatttttgaaaattttaatttgaacttCACTTGCGTAACGCTTTTGTAATAAAATCGCTGCTAAAAATCCTCATATCTGAGTCTCACAAAGCGATATTAACGAGGTGGTTTTAATTTCAGATCGTTCGAGGTTTCGAGCAgtcggaaaaaaaattcatgctgcCCGTCTGAAGGTACCTCATCGACAGCTCGAAATGAACGATAATTACCAGCTCGATTGGACTATGAATActctgatttttatttcaaatgctCCAGAGTTGAAAAAACTGGCATCTTTTCGCCTTGCTTTGGTCGTTTGGCGAAATGAAATCATCAATCATTCATTGAGCAGTAAGATACCTTCGTCGAGCCAAATAATAGAGAAATTTTACTCCGAGAATGTCTCGAAGACACTACCCTGCGTACAAGATTTGATTTCCGAAAGTATTCGGCACATTAGGAAAGAATTGAAGAATTGGATGTGTAATCCTTGCGACAGTCTGGATCGTAACGCTTTCATAAAAAACGACGATACTTGGGCtaaatatttcgacgaattgGTTTGGAATGTCGAGTTCACTATTGATTATCTGAAAACATGTGAAAATCTACTCCGAAGTGATCGCGTATATGATGAAGAAAAGTTCACCCTAGCTTGTTCGTATTGTATGGAAGATCATATCCAAGATCTTTGGCAGCGTGTGGAACAATCTCTCGATCCGGATGGTCTGAGCAGATCTGCTCATCCGTGGCCATTGCTTTATTGGATCGATCGCATGAGAAATCAAGCTCTTTGTCAAAATATTTCGGATACTTTCGACGAAGACGATATGATACTCCATATGCCTCTTAATCGATGGACTACCGAATACTTTTGGCCATGTTTGAGTTCAAATGGTCAGGTCAGCTGTATTTCCTCGGCTTTATCGGATAAAGATTCGATCAGTTTGAAACACTGTCTTCGCAAACTAGACGAATTTCATTTAGAGTTAGTTGTACGAGATAAGGGCCCAGATATTGTAGAATTCTTCATCGAAAATGTCGAATGCCAACCCTTAGTCATTCCATTTTGGAACcgtgtcaaaaaaatattccaggAACATCAGTTCCTCGAATTGGTTAGATGGATGTTGATATCTGAGGTTGGAGGCTTGTATTGTCATCTTTTAAACGAGGATGAGGTATCattgtgtgaaaaaatttggaccAATGCTCCAGATCATTTGATAAATCACGTTTTGAATTGTTTCGCCATTAATGGTTTGACCTATGTGCGTGCTAGGTGTAGTGTACGGTCTTATCGTAATTTGAGATTGTTGGATATGGTATTATCGAAAGCGAGTTCGCAgcaaagaattgaaatttggagaaaaagttGGTTGACGTTTTCCATGCATGCGAAATATTCCGATATGAACAAATTGTTGGAATTATGCTTGGAGGACTTGAATGAAAGGAACGAGTTTAAACGACTATTCTCGACGAGATTCGATGATATCAAAGACTATTGCTTTTCTTTACTCGATGcgatggatttaaaaaaattagatgaattTTTGGCGGTTTTTTCTGCGGATCTCGATGCAAAAATGATCCTGAAACAACGTCTCATGAGGTCTTATTTCTTAGAAACATATTCCGGCTGCAGCAACGTGTATTTTAGGAATATAGACGAGTTTGTGGCTTTCATAGATGAATCTTTCTCTAATCCAGAGACTAGGGAGCGCTTTAAAAAAGACATGATGATGTCTCGCGTTTATTTTGATCGTTTATTAGAGTATCTCTATGATGGAGATTTCGATACGATTAAATCACTCTCTTCCGCGTGCTTGTCAAACGAGCAAGATCTAGTGGAATGGAAGGAGGAATTCAAGCACACTTGTCAGCATTGTCTGAATTCGGGTTGTTTTCGAACATTTGACTCGTTGCTGTGGCAGGATTTCATGATATGGTGCTTGGGCAGTGCGGAAAAAGTGGAAGAATTTAAGAAATCGTTGATTGCAGATGAGATTTTCGACGTGTTTCTCGAAAGATGCGAGAGTAAAAGAGAAGCTAGACAAATGCATAagatttttgatggttttttgagGTGGAAGTTTGCGAGTGAAGATGAAGTGGTTGCGTTTAAAGAGGTTTTTACGCGGGCGAACCCGAATGATGATGAAATTCATAGATTGTTGTTTGGTAGGAAACGAAGACGTGAAGATTGAATcggtttaatttttaattatcgaTGGTAATGTGTGGTGAAAACAGATGAATAGAGCTATTCCTTACTTTGAATGAacgacaaaaaattgacattcgCGTTCGAAAtttacatacatacaaaaaaaaactacatacaaACCCGGCGATCGCGGCGCTTCGTTAGTAATTAAACCGGATAGATTGTTCATTGATGTTATTTATGTATCATAATGTACAAAATTTAGATATAATTTTACCCATTTTAataaagacatttttttgatcaaattagatcgccatgttatttatcaaatttgatcaaactacATTGATTCATTTATACCTAAACATCGTGTAgctaattgtaaaaaaattcatattcaaaaaaactaacaacaaaaaattctctcaatcAATTCTTTTCGCGTTTTAATTCACCTATTCGCTGGGTGTAAAGTTGGCGTTGATCTCTTTTTCAGAGGCCATCTGCCATCCTTTTGTTTTGCACTGCACGGATTGCACGAAATTTATAATGACTATTTTACCTCGCTGATCTAATGATTCACATTTTGATagtcattttttcactcccttGAGCCTTGGGCGGAATTCCAGTTAGTGTTACATTAATCAATCCCGTAGTATTAAAGACTGATTCTACCCTTCTTTTCATAGACATTTGCGAATTTTCTGAATCATTATCATTGCTAGATTATTACAATAGTCATATTATATTTCAGTTGATTTGATCAAACTGAGTGAGATTGAAAAATACAGGTATATTATTTGATCTAAGTTTATCAAACTAGGTATAAGactgaaaaatgcactttcatcacatttcatctaaattgatcaaataaaataaGGGTGAAAAATACAAGTATGCCATGTTTTATCCGATTTGATCAAAGTAAGTTAGGTTAAAAAACGCCGGTACATCAAATTTGATCTTACTAGATTAACCATAATTAATATTATCAAGTTATGTCATAGTTGATCTAACTTGATCATTGATCAAAATAGTTGAGCTTGAAAAACACAGTTGCATCATGTTTTATCGAATTTAGATCAATCtaggtaaaattgaaaagttcgGTTGTATCATATTTGATCTAATTTCATCGAACTAGATGAGGTCTGAAGACGTAGTTTTATCACCTTCGATCCAAGTTTATCAAATTAGGTAAGGTTAATGAACATAGTTTCATCATATTTGATCCAATTTGATCGAACATTGGTTAGTTCAATTGAAATTGTGTTATCACATAagaccaaaatttatcaaacaatGCTGAGCCGATGTAACTTGGATCTgcgatgatgaaattttgtcgaattgtatcaagattttcatcaaaattgatcaacttcGATCAAATCATGTCAAGTTTCGGGCGGAAATGCGATAATGTCCCAAAACAGAATTTTACAGTACTGATGGGTGCTTGCTTATGCTGAAGAGGTCAGAGCAGTGGGACCGAAACGGTTTCGggattgaaatattttcgtttGGGGGATTGGATTCGTTTCGGGATTCgatcttcaaattttcatttcggtttcgggattcgtttcgggattgaaaaaattgtttcggttCCGGGTTGAATCGGTTTCGATTCCGGGATTTtcatttgaactttgaaaaaaaaaatagaaaaattagaaatgaaaatgaacagcAATTCTAAGCCTAAATTGACTGATTGATCATGCAAGGGATCTAAAAATGGGGCGTTCTGACATGAAGAATTTGTACCACGAATAGTGTTGAAATATTACAATCACGACTTTGTAGCTGTAGGCTGTACACATTTGTGTAATATCTACAGTCACTTCCAAATACATATATTCACTTTTATTTACAGTTTTGAGGTTTccaacagaaatttcaaaactaaaaataaaacaaaatatattcGGCAGTGACTGTCTGTATATTTACCTTCAATCTTGTTCCACAAATGGAACTGCTGGTTTTTTGAATAACATGTTCGCGTCTAGGTTCATCTTCCGAATCAGATCCGCCACTAAAAACGATGATTGCTTCATTCTTTTCTATTTCACACTGGCAGACCATATCATTTTCAGCATCGAGTAGGAAATGTTCTCCAACTTCTTTTTTCTGAGAACGTGGCATCTATTGCATACAATGAGAGATTATAACAacattcaattaatttattatttaatatttaataTGCAAAGTGAAATTAAAAGCAGTGCTTCAAACTACAGTACAAAACAAAGTAGATCCATGCAGAATGAATTGCAGATACATGTACCTACAGTAATGACGGAAGGTTTTCCTTTTCAAAGTGAGAACACACATTACAATAACTACTACGATTTTGACGTTGAAAACCGGAAACCCCCAATACACACAGTGACAGAATGCGCATGCAATGTATGTTCTTATCAGACTTTTTCTATCATTCCTAAAAAATTTAGAGA contains:
- the LOC135843470 gene encoding uncharacterized protein LOC135843470 isoform X2; this translates as MNDNYQLDWTMNTLIFISNAPELKKLASFRLALVVWRNEIINHSLSSKIPSSSQIIEKFYSENVSKTLPCVQDLISESIRHIRKELKNWMCNPCDSLDRNAFIKNDDTWAKYFDELVWNVEFTIDYLKTCENLLRSDRVYDEEKFTLACSYCMEDHIQDLWQRVEQSLDPDGLSRSAHPWPLLYWIDRMRNQALCQNISDTFDEDDMILHMPLNRWTTEYFWPCLSSNGQVSCISSALSDKDSISLKHCLRKLDEFHLELVVRDKGPDIVEFFIENVECQPLVIPFWNRVKKIFQEHQFLELVRWMLISEVGGLYCHLLNEDEVSLCEKIWTNAPDHLINHVLNCFAINGLTYVRARCSVRSYRNLRLLDMVLSKASSQQRIEIWRKSWLTFSMHAKYSDMNKLLELCLEDLNERNEFKRLFSTRFDDIKDYCFSLLDAMDLKKLDEFLAVFSADLDAKMILKQRLMRSYFLETYSGCSNVYFRNIDEFVAFIDESFSNPETRERFKKDMMMSRVYFDRLLEYLYDGDFDTIKSLSSACLSNEQDLVEWKEEFKHTCQHCLNSGCFRTFDSLLWQDFMIWCLGSAEKVEEFKKSLIADEIFDVFLERCESKREARQMHKIFDGFLRWKFASEDEVVAFKEVFTRANPNDDEIHRLLFGRKRRRED